GCAGGGACCGGAAACCCGGTACCCCAGGTTCTGCCCACTGCACCTTGCCCCAGACCGAGCCCAGGAGCTCAGAATCCTGAAAGGGCAGCCCCTGGGGCTGTGGGAACATGAGGAGCTGAGGCACTACCCTGCCAAGGGCTGCAGCTCCGGCCCCAAGCCCGCACTCCTTGCCACCCCTGCAATGCACACCCATGGAGGCAGACGCTCACGGGAACACACCCACACTGGCACGCGTGCAGACACGCACCCGCACACAGGCCAAATGTCCCCGTGCAGCCTTCCAACGTGGCAGGGACacggattcccacatgggatcaCAGAGCAGATGCTCCTTCCTCTGTGCCCTGGATTCCACCCTTGGCCCCATCTTGCCCCTTTCTCATTGCCAGCCACGGGCTCCCCTCGCCCCGGAACCCTCCACTTGTGCTGCAAATACAAGGACTCAGGTTTTCAGCCCTTCCTTTGACCCTGCCTCGCCCCTTTTCCTAACAAACCAGGCCCTGCCTCCCTGTCACGTCTCTGCGGTCctcacttgcccaagatcagcTCCAAGGACCCAGCAACCTACGCAGTGTCCAGTGCTGCTGAAAGAGGAGGCCTTAGTCTTCGAATGCTGGCACGGAGCACTCAAGACCAAGACCAGGTTACACTGGGGAAACTGTGGtccagggaggagaaggggctTGCCCCAAGGCCCTCAAGCATGATGCTAAAGCCACCATCTAGGCCTCCCAAGCCCCAGGCCCAGCAGACTTGCTCGCCACCATCGGCCTTTATTACACCCCTCTCCCggtcctcctcccacctccctgccgGCTCTTTGCCCACCAGCCACCCTGGCTTCCCTAACACTAGGCTCTGTGCTCCCTACCCTGGACCTTCCTCTGCCCTTTACCATGCACATGTGTCCTCCCTGTTCCTGGCTACACCTTGCCTTTTGGAGGCAGCCGGATGCCTCCCTCTGCCCCGATGCCCACAGGTGCTGCACACACAGCTGTGCCCAACTGAATAAAGGCGGACTCCTCGGCCGCAAACCCACTCCTCCACTTCTGCGCCCCTGCAGCTGCCCACGCTACAATTCCGGATGTCAACCTTGACCTCTCAAGACGCTGCCACATTTATTGCCACCTCCCACACCAGGAGCACAGTGCTGGCCCCTCCTCAGTGGTCCAACCATGGGCAGCTGTCCACAGACCAAAACCTGCTGTGAGGCTGAGCGCAACCCACCGCTAATGCCAACGTCGAGTTTTCTGTCTTTGTTACGCCTTCctgtttttgccatctgcagcaggAGCAGGCACCAAATGTTCAAGAAACATTTTGGGAGAAAAACGAAACTTGAGAATCTTCTAGCTGCTAACTTAATTTCCTTAGTGCGGAGGATGGGGAGCAGCTTTCTGAGGCCGAACATGAGCAGCCAACAGTGTCTAAGCTGTGACTCCTGCCCCTTTCCTTATCCACATCCCACTTATCCCTCCAACTAGAGTTCTAGAATGTTCTCAAGTTCTACCGTGGGTCACCACCACCTGCTTGTTCCCAGTGACTCTGTGCAGACAGCAGGTCTGAGGAGGCCAGAGGGATGGTGGGGCATCCACAGAAACCACACAGGCAGGGTGAGAGAGGGGCTGACATTTTCTCAGGAAAGGGGTGGTCAAAATTAGCACAGGCTTATGGGCAGGGCTGAGGCTGATTTCAGGGATGATAAGAGCAGCAATTCCCAATTATCTAGCACTTTCTACCCGTTCCACAAGAAACCAATGTTTTATGTcactcagtcctcacaacaactctataaaGAGGCTGCTCTGTtctccccactttacaaatgaggaaactgaggctcggagatattaaggctcagagagcctgaggctcagaggttttGTTCCAGATCTTACTGAAGCATCCAGACGTGCAGAACTCAGAGGCCCAGGCTCTCAGCCCGTTATGTCTGCCCCCGACCAATACAGCATCTGGCCTGAGCCACAGGCCCCTTCAAGGAAGACCGATCTTAACCAGTCACCCCAAAGTAAGGCCTAAAGCAAGTGTGAATACACCGAGAAGTGCACCCTCAGCGCATGGAGTCCAAGCCCACTTGAGTTCAGAGAAGCCGGGATTCCCTTGGCGCTGCCATGGGCACAAGCAGAGGTTAGACACGCACGGCATATCACTCCCAGCAACTTCGTACAAAGGAGCTGCTCTGGGGAGCTGCCTTCCTGGCTGTAGCCTGCGACTCAGACACGGTCTCAGGCCCGTGGGGGCaggcctcccaccccaccctacccctgTGCCCTGCCGCCCCTCACCTCCAGGGAGCCCAGCTTCATGGTGGAGCCGGGCACAGTGCGGGGCATGGTCCGGCTGCGCTCCCCAGGCTCGGGCACTTGGCGGGCGCTGGGGGTCGGCGGTGGTGGTTGGAAGGTCATCCCATAGGGGTTCTGTAAAGACCCATAGGCAGGGCCCAACCCCAGGCCCGAGTGGTCCACAGACAGGAAGCTGGGGTAGCCTTCAGGGTGGGCCAGTGCCTTGGCGGCCCGTCGGGGGGTGCCCTCAGGCCGGGCCCTCGGGGGATCCTCACCCCCTCCGCCCCCACTGCCAGGCTGCAGGCTCAGAGTTCGTCGGGGCAGCACCATGTAGTCCCCCTCGGAGCCTGGCTCAGCTGACCGTAGCCATGTGAGATCCAGCTGCCGCAGGCTGCCCTCCCCACACATGTACACGGGGTTGGCCTCCTGCGGGGGAGGCGGCTCCCCCAGGCCTGGCGGGGCTGCCATGGGCACCAGGATATTCCCAGGCAGAGGTGAGAAGCTGAGGCCACCTTCAGGACCCACAAGGCAGGACTTGGGCTCCTCGTCCTCATCCAGGGACAGGCGGGACAGTGTGCCCGTGATGGTGGACGGGTTGCAAGTGTTGACCTCCTTGAACAGAACTGGGGGCAGGAGTGAGAGGGAGGTTAAGTCCTGGGGAGGAGGAGCCCCAGATGCTTCTGTCCAGGCTGGGCAGGTACCAAGCCCCTGAGGTCagatggaggaggaaactgagtcctggAGAGATGGCTGGATGATTGATACTCGCTCCAGCACCAGAGGGGTTAAGAAGACAACTGGCCCAGAGGCCCGCAGCAAGGCAGGGCAAGGAATGAAGCCAAGGCCCAGCTTCCACAGGTCAGCCTCTGCTGCAGGTCCTGACCTCTGATCCCACAGCCCAGAGACTGTCACAAGGGTCttgctcctcccctctccctacGCAGTTCCCCCCCAGGAGACAAAACTGGAAAGCGATTCTGGTAAGAATCATGGAAACAACACAATACTGTTAACAGGCACCATGGGCCAAGCACCCTGCTAGGCACTTGATGTCCCCTAATCCATTTAAGGCTCAGAGTGGTAAGCCattggcccaaagtcacacagtaagtgtgCTCACAGCCTTCAATCCACTAAGGACTGTCTGACTCTAAAGCTAAATCCCATCACCAGACCCCTGTCAGGGCCTCCCACCATGGGGCTGGGGACCCTCCTTTCCTGCCCTTCCCGGGGGGCCATTCTCAGCTCTGCACAGGCAGACTCACCTGTCTGACAAGCCAGGTCCACATCCTTTTCAAAGTCTGACTATAGGCAGAGAGGGACAGAGCAGGTGGGCAGAGAATCAATGTATCAGGGTGGGTGCGGGGGGCTcagtcccctccctccccaccgaAAGCTTCTGCCCATGGCACACTGCCCAACAGAGCCCAGAAGGACCCCAGACATGTCCACTCCAGCCCCACCTGATAGGTGGGGAAAATGAACGAGGGAAAGACTTGCCCAATGTTACCCAGCAGTCAGTGGCTGAGCCTGAATTAAAACTGatctctgtcccctccctgccatGGATAGGAAAGGCGAGGGGACTGGGGCAAGGGAATTGGGGAGGGCACAGTCAGAACCCactgtgccctgcccaggcctCTTCACTCACCAGGATCTGCAGCTGCCCATTCTTACACGAGTCGGGGGAGTCTTCACTCTCATCGGCCCGGCACACGCCCATCTGGCACTTCACCACATCCTGGACCTGGGAGCAGCAGGTATCTGCTGTCCTGAGCCCGCCACAGGGCCCTTCCCACCCCAGGCACCCAGGCAGATGTGGAAGGACAGAAGCGCATTCAGCTAGGGGGAGGTCAGAGGGGAGAAGGAGCCCCGGAAGACCAAGAGGCGAAGGACGAGGCTGCCCAGGCTCTCAGCTCCACACCAAGGGCTGCCCAGCTGGGGGCCTGGGCAGGGCCTCAGTCCTCCTTGTCTGCAGTGAAGAGAAGTGAGAGGACTGGCCTGGTGAGGTGTGTGCGCAAGGATAGGAGAAGCCGAGCCCCACCTCTCGGCGCAGGAAGCAGTGCACAGCCGTGATGACAAAGCCTTGCGCAGAGTTGAAGACGGCGAAGAGGGCCTGGAAGAGGATGGAGCGGCGGTCTGTCATGGCCAGGACAGCAGACATCCAGGTGAGCGCCAGCAGAGGCAGCACCACACAGGAGCTCCAGAGGGAGGCCCTGAAGACAGCAGCACAGCGTCCCTCAGGGTGACACTCCAGGAGACAGAGTGGGCTGAGCCCAGGCCTGCACTCAGCCTTAAGCTGCCCAAGACTGGCAGGGCCCCAGACTCCAAGACCTCAGTAATGGTCCCAAGCAGAGAGGGGCTGAGGAACCGAaggcagagaaacagagaaagaaaggggagaactGTGGGGCCAGAGCAGGGACCAGGAGAGATGGGAGGGGCAGGCACCCTGACACAGTGGGACTGAGCCAgagccagaggcagaggcagcATCAGGGGGCAGAGCCAGAGAAGGTGGAAAGAGACAGTGGGAGAAAAGACAAGAAGGGAGACAGATGCAGAGGCTGTGACTTTCAGCCTATTCACAGAGAATCACAGGCCTGGGCCACATCCCCagagatttggggagaggaggagaggaagagggacaaAGAGATGACAGGCACAGTGAGAGAGAGGATGAGACaggcagagacacacagacaggaAGAGCACATGGAGGACGCCACAGAGCACAAATCTTTGGGGAGAAAATGGGGGCCAGGGCCGGCGCAGCAGAGGCTCATCCCCGTCAGTTCCCCAAGGAGAGGCCACCAGGCCCTCAGTGGCTGCTCAGAGCCCGGAGCAGAAAGATCATAGCTGGCGCTGGGGGTAAAAGCCAAGATCAAGGCCAAACCCATACATCCCCTGACTTCTTGACagggaaaggcagagggaaaaagGCAGATGGGCCTTGCATCCAGGCACCAGTGTCAACCTGCCCTCACTGGCTCTAGCCCACCTGGGGACAGGAGGGCAGTCTTGCCCTATTGGGCCAGGTGCCACACCCAACCCATCCTGCTTCATGAACACCCCCGGTGGGACAGTCAGCTCTGGCCAAGGCAGAAAGACGGGCAAGGGGCCAAGACCCATCCTAGGAAGAGCGCGTGGGGGTTGTTCAGCCTAGCCAGGGGCAGGCACAGCGGTCTCCACAGCCCCCAGGGGCAGAGCCAAGACTGAGAGAGGGCCTAAATGGAGTCATAAGAGCTACCATTGATTAACCACCAATTCTCTGCCAGGCCCTACACTGAACACTTTACACACATTAGTTCACATTGTGATCAAAACAACTCCAATAAACAGGCATGGGaattattatcccaatttacaGACCAGGAAGCTGGAGTGTGCCCAGCTGGGCAGAGAGAGACCAAGCTGGAATGCAAACCCAGCTTGGCTGCCTCTGAAACCCAAGCTTTTAACTACTAGTTCTGACAGAAAGTCAGAGAGGCAGATGGCAGCCCAAGTGACAGCAAGCTTTCTATTCCACGCAGCTTCCCAGACATGGTGTCAGCTGCCTCATAAGGCAGTGAGCTCCCTGACTCTGGAGGTGTGTAAAATAAAGCTGGACCCCGCTGGTCAGGCAGGCTGAGATGGATTTCCGGCCCTGGGTGGGATGCTGGGCCTAAAGTCCTGGTGGATTTGTGCATGGCTGGGATCTTGAGATTCTCAGCTGCCGAAGACAGGGGTGTCTCAGTGACATAAGTCTCTATCTCCAAGATTCTCTGTTCCCCAACTGGTTGAGATTCAATGCCTGTGAAATTCTAACTCTCAGATTCTATGACAGGTGATAAGACTATGATTCACATTCTAACATTCTGAGCTTCTGATTGTCTTAGTCCAAGATTCTATCATTCTAATTCTAAGGTTCTATGGGCTCAAAAATTCTAAGGCCCTGAGATTCTATGAACCTCACTATAGGTTGGGGTGTAAGGAGGGGTTTTCAGCTGTGCCTAGATAAAATGTAAGCCAGCAgtgagggcaggggtgggaggaaggggtgggCACAGGAATCTAGCATTTTCCAGGAAGCAGACATTTACTCCCAATGCCCTCTGCCACCTCAATGCCAAGCCCTTGAGAGTATGTGGCAGCAGCAGGGCAAGCTTTCCAGGGCACTAGACTGATTCCCTCCTCCACCCACCAAAGGCACTACCCCCCATTCTTTTGCCCCCGCCCACCCCACCGCcccccccagggggcacaacTAACATGGCGTTCCTGGCCGAGGCTGAGCTGAGCAGGGGGCTGGGGACCACTCCACACGCTGAGCAGGGGAGGAGCAGGCTGGCCCAGGGGCACCGCTCCGACCTCGGGTGTGGCACAGACACGGGAGAAGGGGGGAAACACATGGGAAGTGGGAGACGGGGCAGCATGAGCCccgagtggggtgggagggggagggcaggtgagagagagagaggtgggttAGGGTGGGCGAGGGGCTGCAGCTGAGCCCTGAGTGCCCATCTTGCCTGCACCCTTGATGCACCAAGGTCAGGGAGCTCCAGTCAGTCGCAGCGTAGAGCCCTGAATCTCTGAGAGCAGCCGTAGCCCTCCCTCCCTATACCATTTCCCACAAGGCCAAGTCACAGAGAACCCCCTTACCCGGCCCTCTGTTTCTTGGATTTGTCTGAGATGCCGTCGCGTGCCATGAGCTTGTTGAAGACGATGATTCCAATGAGCATATTCACCTGAGGGCCCAGcagaggagggggcgggggagggagacAGGATCACCAGGTGCCCTCCTGGCAGGAAAGCCCCAGGTGGGAGCTGGAGGACAGGGAGGAGTAGACCCCCCCGGGCCACACCCCTCCCAGGACAAGTGCACATACCAAGACGATGACAGCCGCAGGGCCCACAAAGGCATAGAGCAGGCCACCCTCCAGGGAGAGCCAGCAGCTGGGGGATGGGGCGAGAAGGGGCATCAGACACCCTCAAACACCATCTCTCAGGGCCCTCTGGGCTGCCAGGCCCCATCGGCAATGGGGCTGAGCCCCAGGCAGGGGTAGGGGGAGCCACTGGCTCTtgttgagcctcagtttcccgtGTATCAAAAGCTAAGACCTTCAGCCCCATGGGGATCCAACAAGGCTGATCCCTGAGCTAAAGGGTTCTTAGAGATTATCCAATCCCAGCACATACTTTAAcagtcagggaaactgaggctctgagatggGGAAGGATTTGCCCAAAGCCCCACGGCAGGCTTGGGCCAAGCGTGCAGCCTGAGAGGGCCTGCGGCCCAGTGTGGGCACCAAGCAGTAACCACCCCCCGCCCACCACGGGAGGCCCACGTACTAGCTGGATGTACCATATCCTTTGGTGCGGGTAAAGCCGACAGACACGGCCACCACCAGAGCAGGCAGACCTAAGGGGTCAGGGGAAGCCCGAGTGAAACAGCTGTCAGTCTTCAGGGTCCTCTCATCCTCCCAGAACCCCACCCAGCGCAGCTGACTCCTGTGCCCACAAAGAGTGGCCAGGGCCGAAGCTGAACCTGTCTTGCTGCCCCTGCTCCCAAGGCCCATTGGCAGAGTCCAGCACAGGCCCTGCTCACCCCAGCCCAGGCAGAGGAAGCGCTTGCGAACAAGGCGGGTACGCATCCGTCCAATGACAGCCAGGTAAGACTGCCAAGCCTCAGTGAGCACCCAgcaaaaggaggagaggaagaagaagtgCAGGAAGGCAGCTGTCATGGTGCATACACCCTgtaaggagaggggaaaagagggagTGGCCCTGAGCAGCCGCCAGCGCGGGAGGCACCAGGCTTCCCACGCCCGCTGCTGGGCGCTGCCATGGCTGCCCACCCGAGCTCCGCCCTCCACAGAGCCCTGCCAGGCAACCCCCCGTCTTCCTGCACCCACACACAGCACGACACAGGCCCGGTGACATGCACACAGCGCTCAGCATCCGGGAGGCGGGCAGGCAGGCTACCCACGCACAGACGGGGTTGGCAGGGAGGGGGGCAGACACACGGCCCGGCGGGCCCCAGACCTGGCACTCACAGTGCTGGCACTGTGCAGAGAAGGCTGAGGGGCCATAAGGGGCAGCCAGCACAGGTCATCTATAGGCAGGTGGCCCAAGAGGCCTTGCTCAGGCTCCCACATGTCCACAGACATGAGAAGGCTCGGGCTCCACCAATGCCACCCGCCCAACACATGTGCACGCAGGCACTCAGCTCACGTACTCGTTCACAGAGGTACACAGGCATTCATCACTCGAGTACACACATCCCTCCTCTTCAATGCTTTCATGTATGCTCGCACATAATTttcccacacacactcacccaaCACACAGTTGGAGTGTATACAAACATCCATCACTTgcgtatatatacacaaacacacactgtcACCTGCAAACACTCTCCGCCCTCACCCCCTGCACCCCACTCTCACTCCCTGGCTCCCCCATGAGCCTGCACCTGCCTTGCTCAGCACCCGCGACTGGCCCACGAGGATCAGGATATTGGACGCCAGAATGGACAGGCAGAAATTGAGCAAGATGATGGAGCGTTCAGATTTTATAAACCTGAGAGGGCACAGCAGGCAGAGACAAAGGAGCTGGCTGCCCCGCCCAACCTGGGGTGACTGGTCACCTACCCCCCTCCATCTTCCCAGTGTCCCACCTACCTCCAGAAGGCAGCATAGATGGCAAGCAGGGTGAGCAGTGCCATGCAGGACACAGCACAGCCAATCACAAGGGGGACCGAGGGGGAGCCTGCCAGCTCCAGGGTCTGGGGGAGATGAGCAGACGTTCAGATGGGTCACTGGGAGAGGGCTGCTACCGCGGTGCCCTTGGCCTCCCCACTCCCTGTCTGGTACAGACTGGCACCTGCACCTTTATCACAGCCACACACAGACGAGGGCTCACCATTGCCTCACACGTGCTGGGAGCAGACCCATTCATACATGTGGAGGCATATGTATGCTCAGTCACCCACATTCTCGCACACACAACCAgacacacatgtgtgtacatgcacacgaCTGCCCACTGCCACACACCCTCAGGCACATGTCATCACTGTGAGCACCATCCCAGGGGCACAGATTTCCATGTGCAACCCCAGAAGTGCAGCTGCTCAGACACACGTGTGGGATCACCCAGGTCCCTGCTGACGGTCACAGATGGCCGCTGGCAGCCCAGGCATCtcttccctgcccaccccaggcACCTCCCACTCACCAGGTCCTTGGGTGGCTGGGCCAGCACAGCAAAGGTAGACAGATGCTGGCACTGGCAGCGGGTGTGTGCTGCCTGGGTCTCCAGCGTCTGGCAGCTCTCGGTGTCCCAGTCCCCTGAGCTGGCGTCTCTTGGGTGGGCGGAGAGGTAGAGTGAGCCCCAGCCCAGTTCTGTGGCCCCACCTCTAGCACTGACCACTGCCCAAGGACAGGTGAATCCAGAGCAAGGCCATGTCCAAGAGGTAGGCAGTTGGGAGCTCCAGGATGCATCCTTGAGCCCTTAGGCCAAGGATGGCACCGAGGAGCCCTCTGGCCTTCCAGGCAGGGGATCCCCTCCTGAGGAGAGGTCCTAGGGCTGCACTCTTCCCCACAGAGACCCTGCCCAACTCACGCTCTGGAGTAGTCCCAGCTGGCACAGTGGGGATCCGTGGTGCCCTGGGGAGTGGGGAACAGAACACCTGAGTGCAGTGTGGGTTGGGGAGCTCACCACCCTGACCACCACCCATCCTGCCATGGCAGGGCCCACACAGGTCTGGGGGTCATCCTGCCATGGAGCACACCTCCGCCCCCTCAGACAGCTCTGACCACCCATGTGGGGTGTGCCCAGGGTCCCTGCCCGGGCCCCCACTCACATTGATGATATAGGAGAGCTCCACTGTGATGAGGGGCTCAGCTGGCGGCTGTGTGGGGGGCCGCACAGTCACTGTCATCACCCGGGATGTGACGGCCAGGGGGGGCCTGGGGACAGGTTCTGAGGTCAGCTCCTGCCGGCGGGCGCCCAGACCCAGTCAGAAACCCCAAAGGTGCTTTGGATGGGAGGCAGGGGGAGACCGGGGGCCAAGTCCAGGGGAGGCCTAGAGCTCAGTGGGGCCCAGGATTTGGGTGAGGTCTAGAGCTCAGTCCAACACCCCCTGGACCACAGCAAAGCCTCTGGGAGCTGCATGGACATCTCTGAGAAGCATGTCTGTTCAGAGCCCGGCAAGGAGTCACAGAGGCTGCAGGAGGCTGCGGCTGCATCTCTCCGTGACCCGCGCAGGCTCAGTCCTCCTCTCACCGGGACCTCCCTACACCCTTGGCAGCCCCATCCGTCTCTCCCAGGGACTCACCTGGGGGGCGGCAGGATGAGGCCAAGGGTGCGGTAGAGCACAGCACCGATCACAAAGTAGGAGGAGGCGTCCTCGGGGTCTGCTGGGAGGAGGCGCTGGTGGGAGTAGCCCGGGCCAGGGCCCACCGTGCCGGGGCCCCTCCCCCTGCCGGGGCTGCTTGCTGCCCCCGAGGCAGCTGGCTTCCCTGGGGAGGAGAGGCTGAGCACCTCCTTGGGCAGGAAGAGGCGGTCCTCCGAGTGCCGTACCCAGTCCTTCATGCCCCGGCGGCCGCGCATGGGGAACGTGATGTCGCTGGACACAGCTGAGACGGGCTCGCGCTGAATGCTGATCACTGCAGCGGGATGGAGGACGGCAGCCCACACCAGGACAGGCAGACACAGGAGACAGACACAAGGAAGAGAGAGATGTGGGAGAGGCGGACACCAGGAAGGCAGAAGCGTACCCCCAGGTTAGCACCAACCCAGAGGCGGGCGGATGCGTACACAGAGAAACACCACACAGAGACGGAGCAGGggaaaaaacatggaaagatACAAACAAGAGGTTAAATGAGGGAAAGACGGGGCCTcgagaaagagagaggaatagAAGAAACCATCCCTCCCCCACCGAGGCCTGGGTTCCACCACATCAGGCACCCCTGCCGGCTTCCTGTACCCAGGTTGTCCGTGACGATCAAAGAGCTCTGGAAGGCCTTGAGAGCATCGCCCACCAAGTGAATAAAGTCCTCCACGACACGGAGCAGGTGCACAGAGCCAGGGGACACCTGGGGACAAAGAGTGTGTAAGGGTCCAAGATGGCGGTGGGtcatggaggaggaaactgagaagcCTGGCCTCCCACCTGCTGGGCATCATCCCACTTCTCCTTGTTCTCTGCATCCACCATGAAGCTCACCACCTGGAAGAAGCGCTGGGGAGATAGTGATTGTCAGGAGGTCCCAGCCCCAAGGACGGGGCTTCTCCACCACAGTCACACTTGCCACCCCAGAGACCAGGATTCCCCATTCAGTGTGGGGCTTCTGCACCCTCAGCCCTACTTCCTCCCACAAGGGCAGGGAGGTACCTGCACATCATCAGCCGAGGGCACATAGGTGGCCCTCTTGAAGGTATCAGTGACGTTCCTCAGAATGTCCACGGAGAAGAGCAAGTCCCCGCTATAGTAGGTGCGCCGGGCCAGCAGCTCCTGCAGGCTGCGCACCACTTGTGACATGCCCTCACCTGCCAGCATGCGCTGCCCCTTGGCCAGGTGCTCCCGAAGCTGCAGGTGACAGGTGGGCCACTGTCACAGGAGTGTCAGGAGCTGGGACCAGCCCCTGGCCCATCCCACTCCAGTCCACCCACTGCTTGCAtccaggaggaaagggagggaaaaaggcaGATAGAGGTGCTCAAGGGGAGACAGAGTCCAAGAAAGAGACCCA
The Rhinolophus ferrumequinum isolate MPI-CBG mRhiFer1 chromosome 9, mRhiFer1_v1.p, whole genome shotgun sequence genome window above contains:
- the ADGRB2 gene encoding adhesion G protein-coupled receptor B2 isoform X11, with the translated sequence MTPACPLLLSVILSLHLATAFDPDPSACSALASGVLYGAFSLQDLFPTIASGCSWTLENPDPTKYSLYLRFNRQEEVCAHFAPRLLPLDHYLVNFTCLRPSLEEAVAQVESEVGRPEEEEAAAGLELCGGSGPFTFLHFDKNFVQLCLSAEPSEARRLLAPAALAFRFVEVLLINNNNSSQFTCGVLCRWSEECGRAAGRACGFAQPGCSCPGEAGTSPATTTPPGPPAAHTLSNALVPGGPAPPAEADLHSGSSNDLFTTEMRYGEEPEEEPKVKTQWPRSADEPGVYLAQTVHGVWEEWGSWSLCSRSCGRGSRSRMRTCVPPQHGGKACEGPELQTKLCSMAACPVEGQWLEWGPWGPCSTSCANGTQQRSRKCSVAGPAWATCTGALTDTRECSNLECPATDGKWGPWNSWSLCSKTCDTGWQRRFRMCQATGTQGYPCEGTGEEVKPCSEKRCPAFHEMCRDEYVMLMTWKKAAAGEIIYNKCPPNASGSASRRCLLSAQGVAYWGLPSFARCISHEYRYLYLSLREHLAKGQRMLAGEGMSQVVRSLQELLARRTYYSGDLLFSVDILRNVTDTFKRATYVPSADDVQRFFQVVSFMVDAENKEKWDDAQQVSPGSVHLLRVVEDFIHLVGDALKAFQSSLIVTDNLVISIQREPVSAVSSDITFPMRGRRGMKDWVRHSEDRLFLPKEVLSLSSPGKPAASGAASSPGRGRGPGTVGPGPGYSHQRLLPADPEDASSYFVIGAVLYRTLGLILPPPRPPLAVTSRVMTVTVRPPTQPPAEPLITVELSYIINGTTDPHCASWDYSRADASSGDWDTESCQTLETQAAHTRCQCQHLSTFAVLAQPPKDLTLELAGSPSVPLVIGCAVSCMALLTLLAIYAAFWRFIKSERSIILLNFCLSILASNILILVGQSRVLSKGVCTMTAAFLHFFFLSSFCWVLTEAWQSYLAVIGRMRTRLVRKRFLCLGWGLPALVVAVSVGFTRTKGYGTSSYCWLSLEGGLLYAFVGPAAVIVLVNMLIGIIVFNKLMARDGISDKSKKQRAGASLWSSCVVLPLLALTWMSAVLAMTDRRSILFQALFAVFNSAQGFVITAVHCFLRREVQDVVKCQMGVCRADESEDSPDSCKNGQLQILSDFEKDVDLACQTVLFKEVNTCNPSTITGTLSRLSLDEDEEPKSCLVGPEGGLSFSPLPGNILVPMAAPPGLGEPPPPQEANPVYMCGEGSLRQLDLTWLRSAEPGSEGDYMVLPRRTLSLQPGSGGGGGEDPPRARPEGTPRRAAKALAHPEGYPSFLSVDHSGLGLGPAYGSLQNPYGMTFQPPPPTPSARQVPEPGERSRTMPRTVPGSTMKLGSLERKKLRYSDLDFEKVMHTRKRHSELYHELNQKFHTFDRYRSQSTAKREKRWSVSSGGAAERSVSSEKPSPGERPSLSQQRRHQSWSTFKSMTLGSLPPKPRERLALHRAAAWEPTEPPDGDFQTEV
- the ADGRB2 gene encoding adhesion G protein-coupled receptor B2 isoform X14, with the protein product MTPACPLLLSVILSLHLATAFDPDPSACSALASGVLYGAFSLQDLFPTIASGCSWTLENPDPTKYSLYLRFNRQEEVCAHFAPRLLPLDHYLVNFTCLRPSLEEAVAQVESEVGRPEEEEAAAGLELCGGSGPFTFLHFDKNFVQLCLSAEPSEARRLLAPAALAFRFVEVLLINNNNSSQFTCGVLCRWSEECGRAAGRACGFAQPGCSCPGEAGTSPATTTPPGPPAAHTLSNALVPGGPAPPAEADLHSGSSNDLFTTEMRYGEEPEEEPKVKTQWPRSADEPGVYLAQTGDPAAEEWSPWSVCSLTCGQGLQVRTRSCVSSPYGTLCSGPLRETRPCNNSATCPVHGVWEEWGSWSLCSRSCGRGSRSRMRTCVPPQHGGKACEGPELQTKLCSMAACPVEGQWLEWGPWGPCSTSCANGTQQRSRKCSVAGPAWATCTGALTDTRECSNLECPATDGKWGPWNSWSLCSKTCDTGWQRRFRMCQATGTQGYPCEGTGEEVKPCSEKRCPAFHEMCRDEYVMLMTWKKAAAGEIIYNKCPPNASGSASRRCLLSAQGVAYWGLPSFARCISHEYRYLYLSLREHLAKGQRMLAGEGMSQVVRSLQELLARRTYYSGDLLFSVDILRNVTDTFKRATYVPSADDVQRFFQVVSFMVDAENKEKWDDAQQVSPGSVHLLRVVEDFIHLVGDALKAFQSSLIVTDNLVISIQREPVSAVSSDITFPMRGRRGMKDWVRHSEDRLFLPKEVLSLSSPGKPAASGAASSPGRGRGPGTVGPGPGYSHQRLLPADPEDASSYFVIGAVLYRTLGLILPPPRPPLAVTSRVMTVTVRPPTQPPAEPLITVELSYIINGTTDPHCASWDYSRADASSGDWDTESCQTLETQAAHTRCQCQHLSTFAVLAQPPKDLTLELAGSPSVPLVIGCAVSCMALLTLLAIYAAFWRFIKSERSIILLNFCLSILASNILILVGQSRVLSKGVCTMTAAFLHFFFLSSFCWVLTEAWQSYLAVIGRMRTRLVRKRFLCLGWGLPALVVAVSVGFTRTKGYGTSSYCWLSLEGGLLYAFVGPAAVIVLVNMLIGIIVFNKLMARDGISDKSKKQRAGSERCPWASLLLPCSACGVVPSPLLSSASARNAMASLWSSCVVLPLLALTWMSAVLAMTDRRSILFQALFAVFNSAQGFVITAVHCFLRREVQDVVKCQMGVCRADESEDSPDSCKNGQLQILSDFEKDVDLACQTVLFKEVNTCNPSTITGTLSRLSLDEDEEPKSCLVGPEGGLSFSPLPGNILVPMAAPPGLGEPPPPQEANPVYMCGEGSLRQLDLTWLRSAEPGSEGDYMVLPRRTLSLQPGSGGGGGEDPPRARPEGTPRRAAKALAHPEGYPSFLSVDHSGLGLGPAYGSLQNPYGMTFQPPPPTPSARQVPEPGERSRTMPRTVPGSTMKLGSLERKKLRYSDLDFEKVMHTRKRHSELYHELNQKFHTFDRYRSQSTAKREKRWSVSSGGAAERSVSSEKPSPGERPSLSQQRRHQSWSTFKSMTLGSLPPKPRERLALHRAAAWEPTEPPDGDFQTEV